CCGGCGCTCCCGAAGTTCCGTGGCCGATCCGACTCGCATCTGACTTGAGGTTTGCCGCAAGATCGAAATCTCCCGCCCCGGTGGTCGGTGGGATAGCGGTTTCGTTGAAGAAGGGCAGGTTCGTCTCGCCATAGGAGTTGGTGGCCGTGCGAAAAAGCGCGTTGACCCCTTCTCGAAGGCCGTCGGCGAGGCTGTCCAGGCTTGCCCGGTTCGCGGCCATGCGATTGAGAGCCTCCATCGACCCGAAAAGCGTTCCGGTAGGCACGGCGTACGAGTTGAGCCCATCGCTCACCGTATACGTTGCTGCGTCGAAGGTCTGCGGATACGGCCTCGCGCCTCCTCGGTCGACCAGAGTCAGCGCGCCCGCGTACACCGAGATGGAGCCGTCGGGCTGGCTGTAGGTTTGAATGTCGGTGATTCGGCTCAGTTCTTCGATGGCGAGGTCGCGCTGGTCGAGCAAATCGTTCGGAATCGCGCCCGTCGCCGACGCGGCGGTGATCTCCTTATTCAGTTTGTCGATGCGTGTCGTGATCTTGTCGATCTCTCCCATCGTGGCCGTGATCTGGCCCTCGAGGGCTTTCTCGGTTGCGACCACCTCTTCAAAGGCTCTACGAATTCTTCGCGCGAGTTCGATGCCGGACTGCTGCACTTCGAGTTGGGCCGCCGGAGTGCCGGGGTTAGCCGAAAGGCTCGACCACGAGTTGAAGAACCGATCGAGCGCAGCGGCAATGCCGTTTGCGCCCGGTTCGTTGTAGATGGCCTCCACTTGAGATAGGGCCGTCGAAAGGGTGCTGAAGCGTCCGAGTTCGGCTTGAACGCCCTGGAACCGCTTCTGAACGAACCCGTCGTGAGCGCGGGCGATCGAGGAGATCGCGACGCCCGTGCCCAGCGAAAGCGCTCTCATCGACCAGAACTGGCTGGGATTCGTCGCGCCGTACGAGACGATCTGGCGGTTGTAACCCTTCGTGCCGACGTTGGCGATGTTGTGTCCAACAACGTCGAGTCCCCGCTGGAACGCGCTTAGCGCCTTGCTCGCGATATTAATGCTGTTGAATGGACTGGGCATGGGGCCTCCTTATGCGGCCTGGTCCATCAGGACTGCGGCGGTGGGAGAGGGCCTCCGGTACTTCGTCTGAGTCTCCGGTTGCCCCTCAGCGGCTTGGGCGATGAGCGTTAGCGTGCCGTTGACGTACGTCATCTCGCTCTCGATAAGCGCGCGGTTGCGATTGAGGATTTGCGCGATGTTCCTCGCGGCTACCATGACTCGATTGGCGACGGACTGGACCTGCTGCGCTTCGGTCTTTTCCAGAACTTGCACTAAGCTTCGAAGGTTGGGCTCCGTGCCCAGACTTTCGGCCAGCGATTGGGCGCAAGCCGCAGCGCGGTCATCAATTCGTCGCAGTTGGTCGAGCAGGGAATCGAGGTCAGGCTGGAGCCTCTCGATCCTTGCGACGTCGCGGAGGGTAAGTGCGGCGGTCTGCTCGTGCAGCGTCCGGAGCAATCGCTCCGATGCGCCGAGCCATTCCCACCAATGGGTTTGCAGTTCACGTGTTTTCATGAGTTGTCCTTGGGAGTGAGGTTGAGGGGGTCTGAAGTCGACGGGCTCGTTTTCGAAGCGGTGGCCTCTTGAGCGAGTCGCTGAACTTCCTGGGCGAATGCCGACGGCGCAAGCTGCCGGAAGAGCATCGAACCGAAGCCGAAGGTCCCGCGCTTCGCGACCGAGTCGGCGATCGCCTGATTGAAGAGGTCGTCGTAGATTTCGGTCCCGTACCCTTGCCCGAAGCCGGTTTTCGGGATCGACCTCCGCATGACCGAGATGAGGTCCTTGACGAACACCCCTTCGAGGTCGGAGGTCGTTTTCTTGAGCTTCGCGACGGTCGGGGCGGCCTGAAGAGCAAGGCCCAAGTTGTCAGTGAGCGGATTCATCATGGCTACTGCACCTTGATCCTTGCCTTCAGCGAGCCTTGTTCCTGAAGCGCTTGCAGGATGGCGATGATGTCGGTCGGACTGACTCTCAGCGCCTGAAAGAGCTTGGCGAGGTCGGCGACGGTCGCGGTCGGAGCGATCAGTGCTACTTGCGCTTGGTCCTCTCGTGCGTCGACTCGGGTTTGGGGCACAACGGCGGTCTCCCCTTTGGAGAAAGGCGCGGGCTGACTCACAAGCAGATCGGTTTCGATCCTGACATTGAGGCTGCCCTTCGCCACGACCGCGGGTCCGAGCCGGACGTTACCCCCGACAACGATCGTTCCCGTTCGTTCGTTGATCACCACCAGGGCGGCGGTGTCCGCGCGGACGGTCAGGAGTTCGATCTCGCTCATCGATTCGATGGGCAGTCGGTCGGGGGGGAGGTTGAGTTCGATGGTGCCCGCGGTCAGTGCCCTTGGGAGGTACTCCGGCCACACGGATGCGATCTTCTCGGCGACCCGCTTCGAGGTCGTAAGGTCCGCTTCGTCGAGTTCCAAGAATAGCTTTCCGTCAAAGACGGTCTGCGTGGTCACGGCCGTTTCGACGAACGCGCCCGAGGGGATTCGTCCGACCGTCGAGTGGTTCTTCTGTACCGAGTTGCCGCCCGAGCCAACGTTGAACCCACCGATGCTGACCGAACCCTGCGCGGCGGCGTAGACAACGTCCTTGCTGTTGGCAGCGTACAGGGGCGCCTGCAACAGCGTCCCGCCCTGAAGGCTCTTCGCGTCCCCAATCGACTGAACGGTCACGTCGATCCGGTTGCCCGGCGTCGAGAAGGGGGGAAGCTCGGCGGTGATGGCTACAACCGCCACATTCTTCACCTTGAGGAAGTTCGGGTCGACCGCCGTACCTGCGAACTTCATGGCGTTCGCAAGGAGTGTTTGCGTAAACGGGGTGTTCTTGGTGTCGCCAGTCCCTTCCAGGCCCACGACCAGCCCGTAGCCGAGTAGCTGGTTGCTCCTGACCCCACGGAACCTGGCGATGTCCTTGATTCGCACTTCGATGCCGTTCTTTTCAGCGTCGATGATGCTTTCCAGTCTCTTGGCCGCGCGCTGCAGGGCTTCTTGCGAGATGACCGCACCGGACTGGTCGCCACCCTG
The genomic region above belongs to Candidatus Nitrosymbiomonas proteolyticus and contains:
- a CDS encoding flagellar hook-associated protein FlgK; this encodes MPSPFNSINIASKALSAFQRGLDVVGHNIANVGTKGYNRQIVSYGATNPSQFWSMRALSLGTGVAISSIARAHDGFVQKRFQGVQAELGRFSTLSTALSQVEAIYNEPGANGIAAALDRFFNSWSSLSANPGTPAAQLEVQQSGIELARRIRRAFEEVVATEKALEGQITATMGEIDKITTRIDKLNKEITAASATGAIPNDLLDQRDLAIEELSRITDIQTYSQPDGSISVYAGALTLVDRGGARPYPQTFDAATYTVSDGLNSYAVPTGTLFGSMEALNRMAANRASLDSLADGLREGVNALFRTATNSYGETNLPFFNETAIPPTTGAGDFDLAANLKSDASRIGHGTSGAPGDGALAQAIAALREQPMTGLGGSTYHDFYSGVLVDLARSIESANTSRGTQEALAIQIDQQRQAISGVSLDEEMAEMLRLQRSYQAAAKALSIFDQVTEDLLTMLR
- a CDS encoding flagellar rod assembly protein/muramidase FlgJ yields the protein MMNPLTDNLGLALQAAPTVAKLKKTTSDLEGVFVKDLISVMRRSIPKTGFGQGYGTEIYDDLFNQAIADSVAKRGTFGFGSMLFRQLAPSAFAQEVQRLAQEATASKTSPSTSDPLNLTPKDNS
- a CDS encoding flagellar basal-body P-ring protein, with the translated sequence MRFLLAFVFVFAASPLGAQSYPGQGGDQSGAVISQEALQRAAKRLESIIDAEKNGIEVRIKDIARFRGVRSNQLLGYGLVVGLEGTGDTKNTPFTQTLLANAMKFAGTAVDPNFLKVKNVAVVAITAELPPFSTPGNRIDVTVQSIGDAKSLQGGTLLQAPLYAANSKDVVYAAAQGSVSIGGFNVGSGGNSVQKNHSTVGRIPSGAFVETAVTTQTVFDGKLFLELDEADLTTSKRVAEKIASVWPEYLPRALTAGTIELNLPPDRLPIESMSEIELLTVRADTAALVVINERTGTIVVGGNVRLGPAVVAKGSLNVRIETDLLVSQPAPFSKGETAVVPQTRVDAREDQAQVALIAPTATVADLAKLFQALRVSPTDIIAILQALQEQGSLKARIKVQ